Genomic DNA from Salvia miltiorrhiza cultivar Shanhuang (shh) chromosome 1, IMPLAD_Smil_shh, whole genome shotgun sequence:
TGAAGAAGAGAACAAGAAGGAAGAAAGCAACTAGGGTTCTCAAATTGGTCTGAATGAATGCGAATAACTAGACCTACAATTTAAGTCAATAGATGTGTTGCCCCAAATAGGCTGAAGGAGGGTAATGAACCGCCAAGAGATGGCCTTGAGTTGGGCCAACCATTTCAACATTAATTTCTTGTTAAATCTGAAAAGGTTACGAACTAGTTCATCAATTATTAAATCatgtgttaattttttttttgtcatatacAATACAAAATTGATATTTACTTATATCAAGAATTGTAGATTTTTCTCATTGGTACTACTATTTCCAGAAGTTCTTTATAAGATAAATCAAGCGTCACCAAAACTACGACATTTTTAATCCATAATAGAGGTCGGCATAGTAATAAGAATGCTTGAACAACTCTACCAAAAAAGTATATTGCTCGGCATCTTTGTATCtgcatatttaatttatttggcTTTATTCTCGACACTATTTTTTGTATGTTGCGAGTAATTTTTTAATGGAGATATTTCGATTATAATTATATGGTGATAAGTAATTTATGGAAATATAACACGTGGAAACCATTAGCCTAAGACCTAAGTAGTAATAGCGTAATTAATTTTCGTGGCATGCAATTTGTTCCATTCGGACCAGTCTATGGGAAAAGGAAAAGGGCCAAACTAACCGACTTTGCACCCAAAATtcgtagagagagagataacGCGTTTTCCCTCCCTTCGCTTcctccctttctctctcatcctctttttcctttcccttttcctttttttcttttctttgtggGGGAATGCACTGACAGTTTGCCCTTTCTCCATACACACACAAAGGCGGAGTCAACATTGAAGAAAGTAATTCCTCCAtcattctctctctagaaaCGAGCTTAGAAGCAAGGAGACGATGAAGAAGAAGCTACCCATGCGGATCCAATCGCCGCCGCCTTCTCTGCCGTCATCGCCATTATCGTCACCCAACGACGGCGTCGTTTTGGAGGACTTGATGGGCCCCTCGCTCCCCACCGATCTGATCATCAACATCCTCTTAAGGCTGCCGGTGATGTCTCTGGGTAAGTTCAAATGTGTTTCCAAGGAATGGCTTCAATTAATCACAGACCCACACTTCATCTCCACTCACAGGGAGCTCTCTCTTACCAACCCGAACATAGTGTTAGTGAAAAAGGTTCCTTTTTTAGAGGAGCCCCTCATGAGAAAATGCACCAGGGTTGATGTTTGTGCCCTAAGCTTTGATGGGCTCTGCAAGAATCTTGACTTCTCTTTGTATTTAAACGATGATGAGAAGAATATTGAGATGTTGCCTTCCAAGTGGGATCTCATTTGCTTTGTGAGTGAGAGTGGGTTTTATGCTTGTAACCCTAGTACACAGGTGATGATGAAATTGCCCGAGGCCAGTTGTTGCACCTCGGGCGAGGTGAATGCCGGGATGGGGTATGTTAAAGAGAGGGATGAGTATGTGTTGGTGCATTTGTTTGATAGAAGCTTGGACATACATGTGGATTATGACATTGGGTGTGAAGTGTTGAGATTGAGAGACGGGGCGGAGTGCTCATGGAAGGTGGTGGATGCGAATTGTCCGTTTGTTGTTCGTGGTTGGGGAGTGTTGGTGGAGAATGTGTTCTATTGGATGATTTGGGATGAGTACAATCAGCCGGGGGATGAGGCCATCGTGTCGTTTGATTTGGGAAAAGAGGAGTTTGGAACTGTGTCTCCTCCTGAGGGCTGTTTTGACCCCAATGGCGCCTGGTCTCTGGTGGAGCTAGGAGGGAGATTATGTTTGGTAGACAATGTGACACGGCCTATGACTATGGATATATGGGTCTTGAAGGATATTGAGAATCACAAGTGGGTTCGGGAGTATAGTATTCAGATGAATGGGTATACTAATGACATGCTCAGCTTCATTGTTCCATTGGATTTCCAAGACGGGAAGATTGTGATGGATGCCAAGCAAGAGAGTCTTGACTACTACGATGTCAAGAAGAAGCACATCAAAAGGATGGACCATCTGATTGCAGGAGACTGGAACTGGCTTCGTCTTTACTCTGAGAGCTTCTTTTCCTTGAGAATCAAATAGATATTTGATGCTTGATGCCAAATATTAGTGGCACATGCACTTCATTTGTTGTCTATAATCATGATTGTTTTCTTGTTTCCTGATATTGTCTGCTTCCAAATTCAATCCAAATCATTAGGGTTTTTTGTTTGTTGAGTTTTCAAAGGGCAACCAGACTATAATAGTCTTCAAATGCTTATTTCTCATATCTTTGTTTGGACAATTGTTCTTCTGGTCTTTGATAGCCAAGTTGTTCTGCTTTGAGGGTGATTAGTTGTTGTATGATTTTGGAAAGACATTGTATTTGAATGGAATTGTTATAATTCTTCTTTCTTCATATGATTGCCTGACATTTTATTTTGGGTATATTTATATGAGCTCCTTCGTGATGATGCTAAAATAACTCTGGCATGCTCATCTAGAGATGCAGCTACTAGAGCAGCATTTTGGTTCAGTTATGAGACAATATTTCTGCCTTATGAGGTATCTTCTGACTTGTCTTCACTTTGAACTCTGTATCTCATCTCTGAGGTCATTCAGGAAATGGTAGTTTTATCTCATTTCAAACTTATTCATCTTGCCCACAAAATTTTATGTGGAAGAAGAACTGCACCACTGTACTCAAGAGATTGAACAGGCATTTGAATTGCCAGCTTCATGGGACTATTTTATTTTGCTTGTGGTTTTCCATTTTGTCTTTTCTGCTATTAGTCCGCAATTTACTTGGAGTTCTTCATATAATTCAGTACACAATTTTGTCCTTTCTTTCCCAGCTCAGCCATATACATTGTTGTATATGTTTTGGCAGCAGGTCTTAGAAAGTATCCTTTTCTGTTCATGTTGTTTCTTTATACTATTGTTCATAGCTGAGGAGGTATTGTTTCCAATAAAATTCTGTATGAAATTGAAGAAACATGAATTTTGATCTCTGTGATTACTAATAGAGGATGTGCTTCTAGAAACAGGGTGTACATTCATCATGGATTTATTGATGAAAAATGTAATGGATTTTATCTTACATAGCTCTTTAGGCACTCTTGGTCTTCTTATTGtaattttcttctctcaatAAATAAAGATGGTAGGTTTATGATGGTAAATTCAAATGGAGTTTCTTTTCTCGGAAAAATGTGGGGGGATTAGGATGGGTATGGCTTAGAGACATGCTCATGCTCAGTCTTCAAATGTTCATATGATAACTAAAGTTTGTTAGATGTGGATTTGCCATAACCATATCTCTTAGTTTGTCTAAGATAACTAGTTCTTTTTGTAAGATGTTTTGTGCGGGCAGTTAGGTGCGATTTTGTTAAATTTGTTCGTGTGAATGAATCCACATCCGTGTGCATGATGCTAACTTTCGGCTAACATGTTTTTTGTTTATTCGGCACATTACTGAAAGAATAACATATGTGC
This window encodes:
- the LOC130988728 gene encoding F-box protein At4g19940-like; this encodes MKKKLPMRIQSPPPSLPSSPLSSPNDGVVLEDLMGPSLPTDLIINILLRLPVMSLGKFKCVSKEWLQLITDPHFISTHRELSLTNPNIVLVKKVPFLEEPLMRKCTRVDVCALSFDGLCKNLDFSLYLNDDEKNIEMLPSKWDLICFVSESGFYACNPSTQVMMKLPEASCCTSGEVNAGMGYVKERDEYVLVHLFDRSLDIHVDYDIGCEVLRLRDGAECSWKVVDANCPFVVRGWGVLVENVFYWMIWDEYNQPGDEAIVSFDLGKEEFGTVSPPEGCFDPNGAWSLVELGGRLCLVDNVTRPMTMDIWVLKDIENHKWVREYSIQMNGYTNDMLSFIVPLDFQDGKIVMDAKQESLDYYDVKKKHIKRMDHLIAGDWNWLRLYSESFFSLRIK